The following are encoded together in the Fundulus heteroclitus isolate FHET01 unplaced genomic scaffold, MU-UCD_Fhet_4.1 scaffold_653, whole genome shotgun sequence genome:
- the LOC118561526 gene encoding rhomboid domain-containing protein 2-like, with the protein MQTKNFNDIFRALKDLAPVLTSGNLLVVLSSCVWFAVQTHLGLPQESLSIGATVFQSGHLHRLLLFPLHHRSLPQLLLSAAALLFLCGGVEKGLGTVRFLFLLLLLGSTTGVFYSFLDLLQDASVHTEGLLPVVLACVALTTLHTKMTKGFLCGVSFPVVALPWVLLVICTALIPRSVLLCNVIAILVGWVYGKGWLSPVDMSESRAAVLEKLLPFRFLRSMSGVLFVPASSQERRRTLLPQINPTPGSYPVQAYAPLPSIATANATATMYEGWPQLASLTPPHTPYGHTAAHNVGHIAAHKVGHMAAHNVGHMAAHNVGHIAAHKVGHMAAHKVGHMASHNVGHMASHNVGHMAAHHVGHMAAHQMGHNHGQISAQSVGHNHGHFSDQSVGHGCDGNHSHNHGAKL; encoded by the coding sequence ATGCAAACTAAAAACTTCAATGACATCTTCAGAGCGCTGAAGGATCTCGCCCCCGTTCTCACCAGTGGGAATCTCCTTGTGGTCCTTTCCTCCTGTGTTTGGTTTGCCGTCCAAACGCACCTCGGCCTGCCCCAGGAGAGCCTCAGCATCGGCGCCACAGTTTTTCAAAGCGGCCACCTCCAccgcctcctcctcttccccctCCACCACCGAAGCCTCCCCCAGCTCCTGCTCAGCGCCGCCGCTCTGCTGTTCCTGTGCGGCGGCGTGGAGAAGGGGCTCGGCACGGTTCGCTtcctgttcctcctcctcctgctgggaTCCACCACAGGTGTCTTCTACAGCTTCCTGGATCTCCTGCAGGACGCCAGCGTGCACACCGAGGGCCTGCTGCCAGTGGTCCTGGCCTGCGTGGCCCTGACCACCCTACACACGAAGATGACCAAAGGTTTCCTCTGTGGGGTCAGTTTCCCCGTGGTGGCTCTCCCCTGGGTGCTCCTCGTCATCTGCACCGCCCTGATCCCTCGCAGCGTGCTCCTCTGCAACGTCATCGCCATCCTGGTCGGCTGGGTGTACGGGAAAGGCTGGCTGTCCCCTGTGGACATGTCCGAGTCCAGGGCCGCCGTCCTGGAGAAGCTCCTGCCCTTTAGGTTTTTGAGGAGCATGAGCGGGGTCCTGTTCGTCCCCGCGTCCTcgcaggagaggaggaggacccTGCTTCCGCAGATAAATCCCACACCTGGCTCGTACCCGGTCCAAGCTTATGCACCGCTGCCCAGCATCGCCACTGCTAACGCCACAGCTACAATGTATGAAGGCTGGCCACAGCTGGCCAGCTTGACACCACCTCACACTCCTTATGGACACACGGCTGCTCACAATGTGGGACACATAGCTGCTCACAAAGTGGGACACATGGCTGCTCACAATGTGGGACACATGGCTGCTCACAATGTGGGACACATAGCTGCTCACAAAGTGGGACACATGGCTGCTCACAAAGTGGGACACATGGCTTCTCACAATGTGGGACACATGGCTTCTCACAATGTGGGACACATGGCTGCTCACCATGTGGGACACATGGCTGCTCACCAAATGGGACACAATCATGGACAAATTTCAGCTCAGAGTGTGGGACACAACCACGGACACTTCTCAGACCAAAGTGTGGGACATGGCTGTGACGGTAACCACAGTCATAACCACGGAGCTAAGCTGTAG
- the LOC105936702 gene encoding OCIA domain-containing protein 1: MTSSPPGLTEERQGGRGQQALLGAGYIPTEEEKRVLKECNSESLYYRSLPFSVVSMAVTQALVVRGTLSPSPRFGSLPKVAFAGFCGYMAGKLSYMKTCQEKFQRLENSPLGEILRQRAGIPPHDSGGAQSELSDPNSPSFDTMFQPGDAPGAASSQSRDPGYGFSPDRPVQMGRADDFSAPVQSYVQDDEEPRKKAILYEDLRLKNRENYEVTLIQKADTMLKGPSAKDPEGGKKPVKKNIYGDTWEE, from the exons CAGGCGCTTCTGGGTGCAGGCTACATCCccacagaggaggagaagagggtGTTGAAAGAGTGCAACAGTGAGAGCCTGTATTATAGAT CGCTGCCCTTCTCCGTGGTCAGCATGGCGGTCACTCAAGCCCTGGTCGTCAGAG GAACTCTGTCTCCTTCTCCAAGATTTGGATCTCTACCTAAAGTGGCCT TTGCTGGGTTTTGTGGCTACATGGCAGGGAAACTGTCGTACATGAAGACATGCCAGGAAAAGTTCCAGAGGCTGGAGAACTCCCCTCTGGGAGAAATCCTGAGGCAGAGGGCCGGCATTCCTCCGCATGA CTCCGGCGGGGCTCAGTCTGAGCTCAGCGACCCAAACAGCCCTTCGTTTGACACCATGTTCCAGCCTGGAGACGCACCAGGCGCAGCATCCAGCCAGAGCAGAGATCCGGGGTATGGATTCAGCCCTGATCGCCCTGTGCAGATGGGCAGAGCGGATGACTTCAGCGCTCCAG TACAGTCCTATGTGCAGGATGACGAGGAGCCTCGGAAGAAAGCCATCCTCTATGAGGACCTGAGGCTGAAAAACAGGGAGAACTATGAGGTGACGCTCATTCAGAAGGCTGACACCATGCTCAAAGGGCCATCAGCGAAGGACCCAGAGGGAGGCAAGAAACCAG TGAAGAAGAACATCTACGGAGACACCTGGGAAGAATGA